CCCAAGCGGGAAGTTTGGGGACGCCTGGGTCCTGCGCCTTTTCTATGTGAACCTCTACCTATTTTCTGGAAGGTCTGAGTGGGGCTATCAGCCACACCACATGTGGCAGGTACTGACCACCCTCTTAGGCTAACTCCCCTAATCGCAGtgccctgcttccctccctccccccctctaTATTTATCCACCCTCCGCCTCCGCCAGGTGCTGGCGCCGGACCCGGCGGCGCAGCCCGCCCCACCCGGGCACCGAGCCACTGGGCCTGCTGGGGACCCCTGCGCGGGGGATGGGAGCCTGACCTGGGCCACAGCACACGGGAGTCTGGCCGCCAGTGTgcaggggggatgggggaggagacGTCAGGGGATGGAGGTCTCCCACACCAATCGTGCCTCCGTTTCCCCACGGGGAGATTCGACAAAATCAGGCAGCAGCCCAGTGTCCCTCACCATCCATTCCCTCAGGGGTTTCCCAGGAGCCTCACCCGGGAAAGCCGAGAGTTCTGTCCTGAGTGGCAGGGTAATGAGGAGGGGTCCTCAAAGAGCCCCCACCTCCTTTTCCGTGGGGTCCCCGCCACAGACCCCAATCCTGGGATGACTTCTCCCCCTCGCCCAGGTCTCCGCAACGGGAGCTCTCGCATCTGGCCTCAGCGCTTGCGAACTGGGAGCGGAGGGGGACCCAGGCGTTCGAGCCGCCCAGCCGGCCTCGCCACATTCCTCGGCGCTGGCGGAGGCGGAAGGAGACGGGATGGGACGCGGGCCCAGCGGGGAAGGGAGAGGCAGGGCCAGGTCGGGCCACGCGTGACGCCTCCCCTGCCTCAGGGCCCCCAGCAGGTGGACAGCGCCCAGCCTGCGGCGGGAGGCCCACAGGCACATCCCGAGTAGGGCTGCTGCTCCGAGAGCTCCCGGGGGCTTTGGCCCCCAGGCAAAAACCTCCCCTACGTCCCTAGTTCGCCAAGCGCGCAGCGtgtggctggaggctggagcgAGTTCCACGGCCGGTTGCAGACAGAGTGATTGAGACGAGGTTCCAAACCCCCGGGACTTACCCTCCCGCCGCCCGCTGGACTCGGGGTCCGTAGCTCAAAGGTTTCCTCGTCCTCGTCCTCGTCCCCGTCCCCGCTAAGCTCGCCGTCCCCGTAGTCCCGGTGCAGAAGAGTGAAGCCTCGACGGCAGCAGAGAAGCCACCACAGTCCCCCGGGGAGAGGCATCCGGGCGAGGAGCCGGGGATGGGGGCGCGGGCAGCCGCGGCCGAGCAGCAGGGGGTCGGAGAAACTGGCGGGGCTCCGACCCGAGCAGGGgaaagatgaggtgggaggagcaggagggagaagagcacAGGGAGGAGGCAGTGTCCTGGGCTGGGGTGCAAGGGGACGCTAGCCAGACGCTGAGGGGGGCTCAGTGTCTGGGCCCccggaggggggagggggaaaagCGTCCAGGGCCCCGGGAGAGGAGGGAGCAATGTCCGGAGCTGGGAAGTAGTGTCCGTTGGAGTGTCCAGCCCTGTGGGGGGCAGTGTCCGGTGCAGCGTCCGAGGTGGGCAGTTGTCCAAGCTCCAGGGAGGGTCGTGTCCGGTAGGGCGTCCGGTGGCCGGGGCCCGGGCCGCGCGCGCTGCGCTCCCTGCAGCCCCGGGACTGGCGCGCTGGGGGCGCGAGCACAGAGCTGGGACCCCGcccccccagccccctccctcccGGGGGCccccccttctctcttctttctctcctcccttctttACTAGGCAGGGTCCAGGTTTCGTCACAGCCTCCTCTGTCCAATCCCTGTGCCTGGCGCCGGGCGCGGCTACCAATCAGACGGCTGAAACCCCGGTGGGTTGCATCATGTGCCCCTGGCTGGGTGACAGCGGGGAGGGGCGGGgaaacagggagggaggggacgAGAAGATGTTAGCCACGCCCCAGTCTCTGAAGTCGGACGCGGGGTGCTAGTGACGTCACGGAAGCCCGCCTTCAGGCTCTCGGTTTAACTCTTGGCTCACCAACCAACAAATTAAAATCCCTGTGAGCAGCTTTGGTACAGGACAGAGGAAAACCCAACTGTCGCTCTCTGAACCCCTGTCTCGTCTCAGGGTCCCTGAGAAAGGGAAACGCCTTGGCTACTAAGAGGATGTAGCTCTGGAGGTGGCCCTCCACGTCTGGGGAGGAGTCCAGTTTCTCGAGTTTCTGGGTCTGATTCAGCTCTCccctgtcctttttctttttttttttttttcttccacacagggtctcgctgtttcgcccaggctggggtgcagtagagCCATCATAGTTTactacagcctcgaacttctgggctcaagggatcctcccacctcagcctctccaggagctgggactacaggtgcacaccactatgcctggctaattttttaaatttattttttgtagaaatggagcctcactatgttgcgtaggctggtctcgaactcctgggctcaagcgatcctcccagcttggctttccaaagtgctgggattacaggtgtgagccactgcacttggcctcacCTCCTTTTTGAGGTGAAGCAGTTGAGGCAGGCACTCTGGGAAGGCGCAGACCTAGGCCAGAAATAAAATCGAATATAGAGCTCACAGCTCACCGAACTCAGCTGGGGAGAGTGGCTTGAGATTCTAAGGAATTCTGTGGTCTCGGAACAGAGTGGAGGCCTCTTAGGGCGAATATCCTGCTGTTCTGTGTAGGAAGGGGTTAACCCAGGCGTTAGGCGGCCGGGGCGGGGCCGCGGCCTTCGCGGGCGCGCGCGCGTGTTGCTGACTCAGCGGCGATTCCCGAGATCTCTGATGGGGGGTTCCAGGTCGGTCCCCAGTGGCTGGCGAGGGGGACCCTTTGAGGATCGGCGCCGTCTCCGGGTCTTCCCTGGATCCTGGCCCCTAGAGGCCGTGGGGGACCTCTTTTCGCAGCTGCTGCCGGAGGCTCTGAGAAGGACTGCTAGCCCGGGCTGGGCTGGGATGGGCGGGAAGGGGCGGGGCAGGGCGGGACGGGCGGGGCCGTCGGGCCAGCGCCTCCCTTGAGACCTCCTCGCCACGCCCCGCCCTTCTCGACCCTAGACTCCAAGCTGGAGTGGTGGGGACAGCTTTGCTGACCGGTATTAAACCGCGAGAACTGTCGCACGTGAACACCATCCTGCCCGTTTTGATTGTGTAAAACAAAGACCAGGAATCAATGCGAGCGGGTTTAGAGGCCATCTCGGCTGTGGCCTCTCTCCAGATGAGAGTGGCCTGTACTGAGAGATTTCCTAGGAATAGAGATACCACAACCATCTTCCCGGTCTGGATCCCAGGCCCTTGCCTGCAGAGAAGTTTTTTCCCATATCCAACCTCTCTCTTTCCGGCCAGCTCAGTGCATTTCCTCTGACCCAGTCCCCAGAGAAGATGGAGAACAGCAAGTATCCCTCACCCCCACCGCACCCCTGATAACTACTCCGGAAATTTGCAGATTGCAGTCCCTCCTAGGTTTTTCTTCAAGGTGAAAAACTTCaactcaacttttaaaattaattttttcattttccttccatcAGACACTAGGAAGGGATTGTAAAGTGGTAATGTAATCCAAATGCCCACCCAAAACGGGAATCTCTtgcccctctcccccctccccccacaccaCGCAAAGGCCCACAGCGTCCACGACGGTCTGAACATTCCAATAGCGGGAACTCCGTATTTGCTAAGGCAGCCATTACTGGAGAGCGCTCTGGTTGTTAGAAAGCTCTGCTTTACAGTATTGCAAGAGGAACCCGCGCCCCTCCTTGCCTGGCAGCTTTCCCATCTCACCTCTGTTGGCTGAGGCCGGGTGACGGTGGAGGGAGTGTCAGTGGCTAGAGCTTTAGCAGACTCagcagccccccacccccacccaggccCTCAGCGTCTTCCACTCAGAGAGCCAAGCGCTGGGGTTGAGGGGCGGGCAGGGGCGGGATGTTAACCCACCGGCTCTGCCCTGCCACAAATCACTTCCAAGTCGGTGACTCAAAAATAGTAACAGTTGTTGGGTTGCATCTAATTTCCATGTTATCGATTTAATGTGGCAAGGCACAGAGGTAGTCCCTTTAGGTCCCTGTCTCTTTCTCAGTGTCCCCCCACCTACTCCCCTTTCCCACGACCCTCAGCCTGCCCCCTCCTCTAGTTTCGCAGCCCTAGTTGTCCCAGGAGAGACTGTGGGTCTCCGTGGGAGCTGAGCAGGAAGAAAGGCGGGGCCGGCGGGGGCAGCCGCGGCGGCGATGAGGCCCTGAGGGGCATCCCCCACCCCGTAGCAGCCTCCGCAGGTCCTGGCGGAAGCGCAGACCCAGGAAGGCGTAGAGCACTGGATTGAGGCCGCAGCGGGCGAGGGCCAAGCCGCTGGTCACCAGCAGTGCGACATCCTTGCGTTTGCTGGCTGGGCAGCTCCGCTCGCGCGCAGCCAGTAGATCGGCCGTATCCAGCAGCAGGGCGAGGCTGTAGGGCAGCTGCAGCACCACGAAGGCCGCCACCAGAGCCACCACGACGCGCAGCGCACGCCGGCGCTCGGGCCCCCTGGCGGCCAGCAGCGTGCGGCCCAGGAGCGCGTAGCAGGCTACCATGACGCCCAGCGGCAGCGCGAAGCCCAGGGCCACCTGCGCCACGGCGCTCGCCCCCTTCACCGTCTGCGTGAGGCCCTCGGGGAAAATGAGACGACAGCGTCGTTGGCCTTCCCGCTGCCCGTCCCGGCTGAAGAGGAGCGCAGGCAGCGCCAGGAGCAGCGACAGCAGCCACACAATGACAGAGACCAAGTGTGCGCGGCCGGGCGTGGAGGGCCGCGGCCCTGCTGGGAGCGCTCGCGCTATGGCCACATAGCGGTCGGCGCTGATACAGGCCAGGAAGAGGAAGCCGGCGTGGAAGGAGGCCgagtagaggccagagatggTGCGGCAGGTGACACTTCCCAGACTCCAGCCCTGAAGAGCCCCTGCTGCCGCGAAGGGCAGAGTCAGGGCCAGCAAGAGGTCGGCCAGGGCCAGCTGGAGCAGGTGGGCGGAGGTGGGCGAGCGCGCTGCGCGTCGGGCTGCTAGGTGGGTAGCCAGGACCAGGCCATTGCCGGCCAGACCCAGCGCAGCCACGGTCAGGGAGACACTGGGTTGGAAGGCCCGGCTGAAGGCCTGGACATCGGCCTTGTAGCAAAGCTCTGGCAGCGGCTCAGCCGAGTATGCCTCCTCTTCATCCCCAGAGTAATGGCCCCAGGAGACCTGGGAGGGTCAAATGAGAGGCGGGATCTTATGAGACACATCTGACCACACCACTCCCCTGCCCACACATGCCTTCCAAGCTGAGAGCTCCTGTGTGGTCAAATGTAACAGTACACGGAGAGACATAAGCTCTTCTCCAGACTCTTCCTAGCACACCTTCAGCAGGCCTAGGCTTCTCTTGCACTCCTCCTATCTCTGCTTCCAGCTTTCtaggtgaccttgagcaagtcacttgcTCTTTCTAGACCTCAGTTACCTAACATGTAATGTTGAGATTATAAATCCTGACCAGCCGACCTCTCAAGATTTGCTGTGAAGATGGCAATACGGAAGATAATGGCTGGGGAGAACTTGTGTTCTCCAAAGACCATAATACAgagtttgtattattattatttattattattatttttggagacagagccttgctctgtcgcccaggctggattgcagtggcacaatctcgattcactgcaatctctgcctcccaggttcaagcgattctcctgcctcaacctcccgagtaggtgggactacagacgccccactacagacacccaccaccacgcccagctaatttttgtatttttagtagagatggggtttcaccatgttggccaggctggcctcgaactcctggcctcaggtgatccacccacctcggcctcccaaagtcctgggattacaggcctgagctaccggACCCAGCCCAGAGTTGTATTATTAATAAATCCTAGAGCTTCAGTTCCCTTTGCAGCGCCCTCTCCTGGAATAATGCCCATATGCAGGCTTTTTCTCAGACCTGAgtcctgcactccaacctcggtcTGGGGTGGGTTTCTGTttgtcttctttcccttccctacCCACCTTCCCTCTACCTCCAATACCAGCACACTGAACCACTCATGCCAAGGGGGTCTCCGGGGTTGGGACTCAGGTTTTCAGGGCCCAGGTGGGACCCTGGACCTCTAGGTTCAACCCGCCTTTCCCCTCAGCCCTAGTCTCCGTCCCACAACCCCAGCCTCACACCACCAGCCCATTTATCTGGAGGACTCCTAGTCTGAGATAGTGCCAAGAATCCCGAATAAGCCATAGGATGGCAGAGGCCTATTGCCAGGTGGAGAATCCCATTCCTTCCCTGTTTCCTCCCTCTCTGTAAcccttctccccctccctgcccccactcccacctGCTCTGTGGCCTCCGTTCCCATCTCTGGCTACACAGGTTTCTGAGGTATAGCCACAGGGGGTAGAAGTTAAACTACTAGAGGGACAGGAAGGAAGAGGCGGGGAGAGGGGCCGAGAGGGAGGTGGGGATTAGGGTCTAGGGGGTCACTTTCCCATTCCACATCCTCCAAAAGACTTTACTCTCTTGTGCAGGATCtggattttatgaaaaaaaaaaaagaagaaaggaagaaaggaaggaaggaaggaagaaagaaaggaagaaagaaagaaaaggaaggaaagaaaaaagaatgaaagaaagaaaaaaataatttactgtctTTACTCTGTCAGTGAAGAAAGAATGGGCTTCAGAATATAATCGTTTGCTGTATGATATTGACTCAGtttcttgacctctctgagcctgaggtttttcatctgcaaagtggagTAAAGCAAAAATCCTAAATTCATAGTGCCCAGCACCACTCCTAGAGCTTAATTTGCCCTCAGAAATGTTTACTTACCCTTCATTCCATTTCCAGGCACCCCGCCCCCGCCACCACCTCCCTTTTCTTGAAATTTACAGGATGCTTCTGGCCCTAGGTTCCCTATCCTCACCCCTGTGGCCCTAGTCCCGGGCAGCCTCGGGTTACTTGGGGTTTTCTCGGTGGCTAGAGGCTCTCTACCCCCGCCCTTTCGCAGCAGGGCTGAGGCACGCGCTTGCGCGGGGTCCGGGAAACCGGCGCgtgccaggagacagaggctggggaaggggggaggtgagaggagagaggGTGGAAAGAAGAGAGAGCGGAGGACCAGGAACgacagcgagagagagagagagagagagagagagagagagagaagagagaagagagagagcgCGCTTGGGGgcgaaaggaaagagggagggaggggtcgGTAAGGAGGAGAGAGCCGTCTGCTGCAAACCCCAGGAGAAGAGCTTGGAGCCCAAGCCAGAACTCGAGCCATAGCCGGAGCCGTTCACAGGGAGGCGGCTGCCGGGACCGTCAGCCCTGCATGATGCGTCTCCGGCTCTTCTGCATCCTGCTCGCCGCGGTCTCAGAAGCCGAGGGCTGGGGCTACTGTGAGTGTTGGGCTTGGAGGCAGGTGGGGTTGGGCCCAGGTGTCCTGAGCCTGCAGGGGGGCCCCGCACCGCATTGCGGCTGGGTGGTCGCGGGTCCTTCCCGGCCGGCGCGCGCCCGCTGGCTctcatcttttcctcttttcctgcctCTCCCCCGCGCTCCGCATTGCAGCTCTGAGGCTGCCGCGCGCGCccgggggctggggctgggctccGGGGCGAGGATGAAGTCAGCCGGGCAGGGATTTGGGGATGGGATCCAAGCAGGAGCTGGTGCCTGGGTTTGAGGCTAGGGCTGGGGGATAAGTGTATACTGGTGACCGAGACTAGGATTAAGGTTTTTCCAGGGCTTGAGGCTGGACTTTGGAGCTGGCCAAGGAGTGGGGTTTGTGGCTAGGGCTGGGGTTTGTGGCTGGGGCTGGGTTTTGTGGCTGGGATCCAAGCAGGAGCTGGTGCCCCTGACTGGTGCTAAGGCTGGACATGGAGCTGGTGATGGTGCTAGGACTGGCTGAGGTTGGGTACAAGGCCTGTATTTGGGGATGGTGCAGGTTTTGGGGGCCGAGTGGGATTGAGGCTAGGGTTGGAGCTGGATTGGTGTCTTGGGCTGACTTAGGTTCTGGAAGATGCTGAGGTTTAGGATTGAGTTTGGGGAAGTACTAAACCAGGGCAGGTATTGGGCTAGCTAGGGAGGGTCTGGCCTTGGGCCTATAGGTGTAGCCTAGGGGTTTCCCTAGAAGGAGAAGGCAGCCTCCTCTGAGCATGCAGCTGTTGCTGCAGCCAGGATTGAATAGATAGATGGCTTTAAGGTAGAGCTGGGCGTGCCTCTGGGGGTGGTGGCTGGGGGCAGAGAAGGGAAGCTTCGGTGGCTAAGTGGGCGGGCCTTTGGAAGGGCCTGGGAGGTGCTAGCGCTAACATGTCGGTTTCCCTACCCTAGACGGCTGCGACGAGGAGCTGGTGGGTCCCCTCTATGCACGCTCCCTGGGCGCCTCCTCCTACTACAGTCTCCTTACGGCTCCGCGATTCGCCAGGCTGCACGGTGAGCTCCGCGGAACATCAGCTGTGAACTGGCAGCGCACCGCGGCAGGGTAGGGGTCTCTGGAGGGCTTCGGGGAGAAGGATAGCCGGTTAAAGCTCCTGTCTCTTCTATAGGCATAAGCGGGTGGTCACCACGGATTGGGGATCCGAATCCCTGGCTCCAGATAGACTTAATGAAGAAGCACCGGATCCGGGCCGTGGCGACACAAGGCTCCTTTAATTCTTGGGACTGGGTCACACGTTACATGCTGCTCTATGGCGACCGAGTGGACAGCTGGACACCGTTCTACCAGCGAGGGCACAACTCGGTACTCTGGGCACCAAGGCGGTAACAGTTGGGGAGCTTCCTCTGCTCCAGGCTCTGGAGGGGCACCAGCCTCTGGGAAAATGGAGGGGGCGGTGGTGAGGGCATGGACGAGGGGCAGTGACTCCACTCCAGGGACTCTGTCCAGAGGGGCTGTCAACTTAGGACGTGCACGAAACACTCGGTTCACAGGGTTTAACACACTTTAGGGTAAAATCTGGGAGAGCTTCctaaggaggtgacatttgattTCAGGTCTGAGGAAATAATAGGATGGTGGGAGAGGACACTTTATGGAAACTGACCAGGCAAAGCCGCCTAGCAGGGGAGACCAAAGAGTATTTACTTTCCAGAAGTCGAGATTGGCTGGGTGTGAAAGTTGTGGGCTGGAAGGCTATGGAGAAAGAAGCAGAGGgggtccgggtgcagtggctcccgcctgtaatcctggcattttgggaggccaaggcaggtggatcactaggtcaggagttcaagaccagcctggccaacatggtgaaaccccgtctctacggggggaaaaaaaaattagccgggcgtagtggtggacgcctgtaatcctagctactcgggaggctgaggcagagaattgtttgaacccgggaggcagaggttgcagtgagctgagatcgcaccactgcactccagcctgggcgacagagggagactctgtctcaaaaaataaaataaaaaaagaagcagagggTGGAACGTGGTTACTactctctcccacctcctcagacCTTCTTTGGTAACGTGAACGAGTCTGCGGTGGTGCGCCATGACCTGCACTACCACTTCACCGCGCGCTACATCCGCATCGTGCCCCTGGCCTGGAACCCACGCGGCAAGATCGGCTTGAGGCTCGGCATCTACGGCTGCCCATACAGTAAGCATGCAGAGAGCGCGGAGGGGGCCCGGGAGACAGACAGCCTCCCCAGTCCCCGGCCCACCTACGGTCCTTTGCTCCTTTGCGCAGAGTCCGACATACTCTATTTCGACGGTGACGATGCCATCTCATACCGCTTCCCACGAGGGGTCAGCCGAAGCCTGTGGGACGTGTTCGCCTTCAGCTTCAAGACCGAGGAGAAGGACGGGCTTCTGCTGCACGCCGAGGGCGCCCAGGGCGACTACGTAACGATCGAGCTGGAGGGGGCACACCTGCTGCTGCACATGAGCCTGGGTGAGCTCGGCGGCCGGGTGCGATGGGGGGTCAACCCCTGAAGTTCTCTCACCGCCCTCCTCGCAGCACCTCCTCCGCGCAGCCGCGCTCGCCTGGTCTTCCACTTCTCTAAGGCCTGGACCAAACTACGCCTTTCTTGTAGTATTTGGTGCTAGCAAAACACTGGAGTCGGAGTGAGAACTGGATTCCAGTCTCAGCTCTACCACTACCCAGAGATGTGACCTCGGATGGGGCACTTCCGAGCCTCAGTTCCTtccttgtacacacacacacacacacacacacacacagagtatctCATTAGCTTTTCATAACACCCGCGCGATGAAATAGAAGCAGCTCATGTGTTCCCACTTTCATAGACAGGAAGCCAGGCTAAATGGCTTACCCTGTCACACACTCACCAATGGCTGTTGATCTATTAGCCCACTCTCCCTGCTTGCCCTGGGCTTTGTTACAGGCTGCTGCTCTGCCTAGGAGCTTGGACTCCATGGAGTTCTCCTGGCttgaggtcttactctgtcctgCCCCACCCTCAGGCAGCAGTCCCATCCAGCCAAGACCAGGTCACACCACCGTGAGCGCTGGCGGAGTCCTCAATGACCAGCACTGGCACTACGTGCGGGTGGACCGATTTGGCCGCGACGTAAATTTCACCCTGGACGGCTATGTGCAGCGCTTTATTCTCAATGGAGACTTCGAGAGGCTGAACCTGGACACAGAGGTGAGAGACTAGGGAGGTGCTATTTCGTGGTAGGGGCAGGATGCTGGATGAGTGAGTGCAGgtcggtctctctctctctctctttctctgtctctcagagGTAAGACCTCACATTCAGGCtgtgggtggtggctcatgcctgtaatcccagcactttgggaagctgaggtg
The Papio anubis isolate 15944 chromosome 17, Panubis1.0, whole genome shotgun sequence genome window above contains:
- the CCR10 gene encoding C-C chemokine receptor type 10 → MGTEATEQVSWGHYSGDEEEAYSAEPLPELCYKADVQAFSRAFQPSVSLTVAALGLAGNGLVLATHLAARRAARSPTSAHLLQLALADLLLALTLPFAAAGALQGWSLGSVTCRTISGLYSASFHAGFLFLACISADRYVAIARALPAGPRPSTPGRAHLVSVIVWLLSLLLALPALLFSRDGQREGQRRCRLIFPEGLTQTVKGASAVAQVALGFALPLGVMVACYALLGRTLLAARGPERRRALRVVVALVAAFVVLQLPYSLALLLDTADLLAARERSCPASKRKDVALLVTSGLALARCGLNPVLYAFLGLRFRQDLRRLLRGGGCPSGPHRRRGCPRRPRLSSCSAPTETHSLSWDN